A DNA window from Paenibacillus andongensis contains the following coding sequences:
- a CDS encoding LysR family transcriptional regulator, with product MDLLALRYFQTVARLENMTKAAEMLQISQPALSKVIGKLEKELKIRLFDRTGKYIRLNEYGKRFLAKVDIALQTLEDGKMELLDMAERPTGSVVFFIQVGSYLFPDMITCFRQQHPEVQFKILQHDQDISAAYPAFDLCISSSPFQIPGTESIPLLTEEIMLAVPSDHRLADRESIRLSELSEDGFISLKPGKQLRETTDSLCHAAGFTPRMIYECDEPSMVRSLVRSGLGVSFFPSVTWGGSQGSSVVLISIEEPVCTRTIEISWYTNRYMTNAAKKFREFVQNYYKQFGDYTKIR from the coding sequence ATGGATTTACTTGCTCTTCGGTACTTTCAAACGGTTGCTCGGCTTGAGAATATGACCAAAGCAGCCGAAATGTTGCAAATCTCTCAGCCTGCTTTAAGTAAAGTAATCGGAAAGCTCGAAAAGGAATTGAAAATCAGATTGTTCGATCGCACCGGGAAGTACATTCGACTAAATGAATACGGGAAACGGTTTCTTGCGAAAGTAGATATAGCTCTTCAAACGCTGGAGGATGGAAAAATGGAGCTCCTGGACATGGCCGAACGACCGACAGGATCCGTTGTTTTCTTCATCCAAGTCGGATCCTATCTGTTTCCGGATATGATCACATGTTTTCGGCAGCAGCACCCGGAAGTCCAATTTAAGATCCTGCAGCATGATCAGGATATCTCTGCTGCTTACCCGGCCTTTGATCTGTGTATTTCTTCTTCTCCGTTCCAAATACCGGGAACCGAGTCCATCCCTTTACTAACGGAAGAAATCATGCTCGCGGTCCCAAGCGATCATAGGCTTGCCGACCGCGAAAGCATTCGCCTGTCCGAACTCTCGGAAGATGGCTTTATCAGTTTAAAGCCCGGCAAACAGCTGCGCGAAACGACGGATTCCCTCTGCCACGCGGCCGGATTTACGCCTAGAATGATTTATGAATGTGATGAGCCTTCGATGGTACGCAGCCTAGTCCGTTCGGGGCTTGGGGTTTCTTTTTTTCCATCTGTCACGTGGGGCGGTTCTCAAGGATCTTCAGTCGTTCTCATTTCAATTGAAGAACCAGTATGTACCAGGACTATTGAAATCTCATGGTATACCAACCGTTACATGACGAATGCCGCTAAGAAATTCAGGGAATTTGTTCAAAATTATTACAAACAGTTTGGAGATTACACGAAAATACGCTAA
- a CDS encoding carboxylesterase/lipase family protein, whose translation MNAEEPMVETVTVSGGRIKGIRLTEVGTIAWLGIPYAKPPVDKLRWKAPREVEPWTGVLPVCDFQNNSVQVLQEGTSGSEDCLYLNIWRPDHAESSLPVFVFLHGGGNISGSGRDFQGGLLACETNSIVVTVNYRLGAMGFFRHPALRTGDPLDDSGNYALLDILHALSWVQKNIASFGGNPGNVTLAGQSAGARNALATYLSPLGSGLFHKLFLMSGGLTTATSEHGEAKANDILIALLVRTGIAKNQDEARDWITSQSADTISNYLHSQKAIHIVETIRETGLRMTSFPHLFEDGTVIPVGGFKCLNNHEQPCLPIILGSTASEFSGFALMDPHFLPQVQKGQLAGDAEQKILYEAAVQYGSELYAAFNVEQVAEKLITAIPEIPIFAYRFRWGLRDGVIDPSIRFLIGAPHGGDIPFYTGDFSPVLHNFPTGMISEHNEPGRRMLSSLMRGYLRRFLYAGDPNGTGLPAWNRWTNNPQSAEILWLDASEEHAVAQMDLKLATKEIMSRMGADARLSAEQCSWLKTDLFAGRFFWKDE comes from the coding sequence ATGAACGCAGAAGAACCAATGGTAGAAACGGTTACAGTCTCTGGCGGTCGGATTAAGGGCATTCGTCTGACCGAGGTCGGCACGATCGCGTGGTTGGGGATTCCTTATGCAAAACCTCCGGTGGATAAGCTCCGATGGAAAGCACCACGTGAGGTCGAACCTTGGACGGGCGTATTACCAGTATGTGATTTTCAAAATAACAGCGTCCAAGTCCTTCAAGAAGGAACGAGCGGAAGTGAAGACTGCTTATATTTGAACATTTGGCGACCTGATCATGCCGAGTCGAGCTTACCTGTTTTCGTCTTCCTGCACGGAGGCGGTAATATATCTGGTTCAGGACGGGATTTCCAGGGTGGACTTTTGGCGTGTGAGACCAATAGTATTGTAGTCACGGTGAATTACCGTCTAGGAGCGATGGGATTTTTCCGACATCCTGCACTCCGAACCGGCGATCCCTTGGATGACTCGGGAAATTACGCCCTTCTCGATATTCTTCATGCTCTAAGTTGGGTACAAAAGAACATCGCATCCTTTGGCGGGAATCCGGGAAATGTAACGTTGGCAGGCCAGTCTGCAGGTGCAAGAAATGCATTAGCTACTTATCTTTCACCGCTAGGCAGTGGACTCTTTCACAAGCTTTTTCTGATGAGCGGGGGTTTAACGACTGCTACGTCTGAACATGGTGAAGCCAAAGCAAACGATATTCTAATTGCCTTATTAGTCAGAACCGGGATAGCGAAAAATCAGGATGAGGCACGAGACTGGATAACATCGCAATCAGCCGACACCATCTCCAATTACCTGCATAGTCAGAAGGCTATTCACATTGTCGAAACAATCAGAGAGACTGGACTTCGAATGACATCATTTCCCCATCTGTTCGAAGACGGCACGGTCATTCCGGTAGGAGGCTTCAAATGTCTTAATAACCACGAGCAACCTTGCCTGCCGATCATCTTAGGGAGCACTGCCAGCGAATTTTCCGGATTCGCATTAATGGATCCCCACTTTTTACCCCAGGTACAGAAGGGACAGTTAGCCGGAGATGCGGAGCAAAAGATACTCTATGAAGCAGCGGTTCAATATGGAAGCGAGCTTTATGCAGCATTCAATGTAGAGCAAGTAGCGGAGAAATTAATAACCGCAATCCCGGAGATACCAATTTTCGCTTACCGCTTTCGCTGGGGGCTGCGAGACGGTGTTATCGATCCGTCCATCCGTTTTCTGATTGGTGCTCCTCATGGAGGGGATATCCCCTTCTACACGGGGGACTTCTCGCCTGTCCTGCACAATTTTCCTACGGGCATGATTTCCGAGCATAACGAACCTGGGCGTAGGATGCTTTCTTCCCTAATGCGTGGTTATTTACGGCGCTTTTTATACGCGGGTGATCCAAACGGTACAGGACTGCCTGCTTGGAACCGGTGGACCAACAATCCCCAGTCTGCCGAAATCCTCTGGCTAGATGCGAGTGAAGAACATGCTGTTGCTCAAATGGACCTGAAGCTTGCAACAAAAGAAATCATGTCTAGAATGGGCGCAGATGCTCGTTTATCGGCAGAACAGTGCAGTTGGCTTAAAACGGATCTTTTCGCAGGTCGTTTTTTCTGGAAAGATGAATGA
- a CDS encoding sulfite exporter TauE/SafE family protein: MLTYLLLLGIGLTAGISGSLVGLGGGFIVVPALTFIFPDMQPSHLAGTSMAMLLCNSISSTYVYAKQKRIDYQAAVRFAAASIPGSVIGALFAKHMEGKMFFVSFGIFLIFIALLLLFKPKKPIAWPFKPTVKRNFIDHSGERFEYAYHMPTGIVISFLVGFMASLFGVGGGSLMVPTMTLLLSFSPHIAVATSMLQIFLSAIVSTTTHAFLLNIDWYMVLFLAPGAIIGGQIGARLAKRVPAKLLLKLLSVFLILVSFRLMMKG; this comes from the coding sequence GTGTTAACTTACTTACTTTTATTAGGCATTGGGCTGACAGCGGGTATTTCCGGTTCTTTGGTCGGTCTTGGTGGCGGGTTCATCGTCGTACCTGCACTTACCTTCATCTTTCCTGATATGCAGCCGTCTCATCTAGCTGGTACATCCATGGCGATGCTTCTTTGCAATTCCATCTCAAGCACTTATGTGTATGCAAAACAGAAGAGAATCGATTATCAAGCAGCGGTCCGGTTCGCTGCAGCCTCTATTCCCGGTTCGGTGATAGGTGCGCTCTTCGCAAAGCATATGGAAGGGAAAATGTTTTTCGTTAGCTTCGGCATTTTTTTAATCTTTATTGCTCTGTTGCTCCTATTCAAGCCAAAAAAGCCAATCGCTTGGCCTTTCAAACCAACGGTGAAGCGGAACTTTATCGATCATAGCGGTGAGCGCTTCGAATATGCTTATCATATGCCTACCGGGATAGTCATCAGTTTTCTCGTAGGCTTCATGGCAAGCCTGTTTGGTGTAGGGGGCGGCAGTCTCATGGTTCCGACAATGACTTTGCTGCTCTCTTTTTCGCCGCATATTGCTGTTGCAACTTCTATGCTTCAAATTTTTCTTTCCGCAATCGTAAGCACGACAACGCATGCCTTCTTGTTGAATATTGACTGGTATATGGTGTTATTTCTAGCACCAGGTGCCATAATCGGCGGTCAAATCGGCGCACGACTGGCCAAACGTGTTCCTGCCAAGCTGCTTTTAAAACTACTATCGGTCTTTCTTATTTTGGTTTCGTTCCGGTTGATGATGAAAGGGTGA
- a CDS encoding carbohydrate-binding protein gives MGLKKAKLFKFIGLTLACSLSLTTISSMNSTKAHAFTSSDADVAIEAFNAKFWDSNAKYFWTNSNHGSNYQGFWVEAELWETVMDAYVHTSNPSLKSKLRTQIDDIFDGTVAKFGEDWTNNHFNDDIMWWAMASARAYDITKEQRYLDKAKYYFDFVYNTQWDDNFANGGIWWMNSEHTTKNACINFPAAEAAVYLYNMTKDDHYLDAASQIYRWGKTMLTDGNGKVFDRIELEKGAVPDATHYNQGTFIGAAVGLYQITGNTVYLDDAVKAANFTQTHLVDTNHLLDYEGPNGDLKGGKTILIRNLAYLQKAVNERSESAYKQFSSGFNDWLAFNTQMAWNNRNSENIVDGNWAGQLLSGTYESWASSSAVEALTVIEAKDVAIQYAAKNPYKTIEAENYNVGTGFIMEGSTEGTLQLGGIQPGFFAAYKNVDFGTTGAIGFIARAASGTGGGNIEIRLDSLNGPKVGTLNVQGTGGWNNYTDAVTLLKDDQGKQSTVTGIHDVYLAFTKTKDQYLFNLNSFKFTTTDPTKTDAYARLKAGNFDSSSGLSRNADWGFIDGIKNNAYAAYKGIDFGSGAAGVTAHVTSGNQGGTIEVKLDSLNGPTAGVIGIPALGNWNNWVDIMSNLDDTKAVGVHDVYLVFHGTNGSDSPCNLDWFTFTTVKGKTRDAYGKLEAENYTSGVGFGTENGGGQTYLAGIYGPNNPYAMYNYVDFGSTSPSKFYVNAASDTGGGTIEVRMDSMNGPVIATNAVTGTGGWQKFKVFSADITTPITGKHIVFMLFKGGDWLYNFDKFTFGDPAVFTAPTTPPVPVKDNVPPGEVENVQVINGTDNMKLYWDGPYDVDGKKVQITLLSNGQQVGNVIDVNRGVQTAVLPGIQKGNDFTILIKTIDTSGNVSQGKTIASMELPSFSLSANGNILKEGDSFEDYMALNFKVWDNLSVIKSAKIIVDGTEYKINPQTMQSIDIDMAGNVGDKTTTVAIEDAAGNKLQNTFHVSVTTSVYAMEHLITRFTDSGELSGAMIPQLTNALKQVQHQLEIGKQDSAIKHMQDFIKHLNNEALRNQVKDSAKAILNKDAESLINTWQKVSSK, from the coding sequence ATGGGATTGAAAAAAGCTAAACTATTTAAATTTATAGGATTAACATTGGCGTGTTCCTTGAGTTTAACTACAATTTCTTCCATGAATAGCACAAAAGCACATGCATTTACTTCATCAGATGCAGACGTTGCCATAGAAGCATTTAACGCCAAGTTTTGGGATAGCAATGCCAAGTATTTTTGGACGAATTCTAATCATGGCAGCAACTATCAAGGCTTCTGGGTAGAAGCGGAGCTTTGGGAAACGGTCATGGATGCCTATGTCCACACATCGAATCCTAGTTTGAAATCAAAACTTAGAACTCAGATCGATGATATATTTGACGGTACCGTAGCCAAATTCGGAGAAGATTGGACTAATAATCATTTCAATGATGATATCATGTGGTGGGCCATGGCGTCCGCAAGAGCTTATGACATTACTAAGGAACAGAGATATTTAGATAAAGCCAAGTATTATTTTGACTTTGTGTATAACACGCAATGGGATGACAACTTTGCCAATGGCGGCATTTGGTGGATGAATAGTGAGCATACCACAAAGAATGCCTGCATTAATTTCCCGGCGGCTGAAGCAGCTGTTTATCTGTATAACATGACGAAAGATGACCATTATTTAGATGCGGCTTCTCAGATATACAGATGGGGCAAGACTATGCTTACTGATGGGAATGGAAAAGTCTTTGACCGTATAGAGCTTGAGAAAGGCGCTGTCCCGGATGCAACTCATTATAATCAGGGTACTTTCATAGGCGCAGCAGTAGGCCTGTATCAAATAACCGGAAATACGGTATATCTTGATGATGCAGTGAAAGCAGCTAACTTTACCCAAACTCATTTAGTTGACACCAACCATTTGTTGGACTATGAAGGGCCGAATGGAGACTTAAAAGGCGGTAAAACGATATTAATTCGAAATCTGGCCTATCTTCAAAAGGCAGTGAATGAGAGAAGTGAAAGTGCATATAAGCAGTTTAGCAGCGGTTTTAATGACTGGCTCGCTTTCAATACTCAGATGGCATGGAACAATCGCAATTCAGAAAATATCGTAGATGGTAACTGGGCAGGGCAGCTGCTTTCCGGAACCTATGAATCTTGGGCGTCATCAAGTGCCGTTGAAGCCTTAACCGTTATAGAAGCAAAGGATGTTGCTATACAATATGCTGCAAAAAATCCTTACAAAACAATAGAAGCAGAAAACTATAATGTGGGCACCGGGTTTATCATGGAGGGCAGTACAGAAGGTACACTGCAACTTGGCGGCATTCAGCCGGGATTCTTTGCAGCTTATAAGAATGTTGATTTTGGTACTACCGGTGCGATCGGTTTTATTGCTAGAGCAGCAAGCGGAACAGGTGGAGGTAATATTGAAATAAGGCTTGATTCGTTGAATGGTCCCAAAGTTGGCACCTTAAACGTACAAGGAACAGGCGGATGGAACAACTATACGGATGCTGTTACCCTTCTTAAGGATGATCAAGGGAAACAAAGTACAGTAACAGGAATACATGATGTTTATCTTGCCTTCACAAAAACGAAAGATCAATACTTATTTAATTTAAATTCATTCAAATTTACTACAACGGATCCTACAAAAACAGACGCATATGCAAGGCTCAAGGCTGGTAATTTCGACAGCAGTTCAGGTCTAAGCAGAAATGCGGATTGGGGATTCATAGACGGTATTAAAAACAATGCTTATGCCGCTTATAAAGGAATTGACTTTGGATCCGGTGCCGCTGGTGTTACGGCTCATGTAACAAGTGGTAATCAAGGCGGTACGATTGAAGTTAAGTTAGACAGCTTGAACGGACCCACTGCAGGTGTTATTGGAATTCCGGCTTTAGGTAATTGGAATAACTGGGTAGACATCATGTCTAACCTCGATGATACCAAAGCCGTGGGTGTTCATGATGTATATCTCGTGTTTCATGGAACAAACGGAAGTGATTCACCCTGCAATTTGGATTGGTTTACCTTTACGACAGTGAAGGGCAAAACAAGAGATGCTTATGGTAAGCTAGAAGCTGAAAACTATACCAGTGGCGTAGGTTTCGGTACGGAAAATGGTGGAGGGCAAACCTACCTAGCAGGAATATATGGCCCTAATAATCCATATGCCATGTACAATTACGTCGATTTTGGAAGTACAAGTCCTTCAAAATTCTATGTTAATGCTGCAAGTGATACAGGTGGCGGAACGATAGAAGTCAGAATGGATAGCATGAACGGTCCCGTTATTGCGACTAATGCTGTTACTGGAACCGGCGGATGGCAGAAATTCAAGGTTTTCTCAGCGGATATAACGACGCCTATAACAGGAAAGCACATTGTGTTCATGTTGTTTAAAGGTGGGGATTGGTTATATAACTTTGATAAATTTACCTTCGGTGACCCGGCTGTATTTACAGCGCCAACTACACCTCCTGTACCTGTGAAAGACAATGTTCCACCAGGCGAGGTTGAAAATGTTCAAGTGATCAACGGAACTGACAATATGAAGCTGTATTGGGACGGCCCCTATGATGTTGATGGCAAAAAGGTGCAAATTACTCTTTTAAGCAATGGACAACAGGTTGGAAATGTAATAGATGTTAATAGAGGAGTACAAACTGCTGTTCTACCGGGAATTCAAAAGGGTAACGACTTTACTATTTTAATAAAGACTATTGATACCTCAGGAAATGTATCTCAGGGAAAAACGATAGCGAGTATGGAGTTGCCTTCATTTTCGCTTTCCGCTAACGGTAATATTTTGAAAGAAGGAGATTCCTTCGAAGATTACATGGCTCTAAATTTCAAAGTTTGGGATAACTTATCAGTCATCAAATCTGCAAAAATCATCGTGGATGGTACGGAGTATAAGATTAATCCTCAAACAATGCAAAGTATAGATATCGATATGGCCGGAAATGTAGGAGATAAGACGACAACGGTTGCAATCGAGGATGCTGCGGGTAACAAGCTTCAGAACACATTTCATGTTAGCGTTACAACTAGCGTGTATGCCATGGAGCATTTAATAACTCGTTTCACGGATTCAGGAGAATTGAGCGGAGCGATGATACCGCAGCTTACCAATGCTCTTAAGCAGGTTCAGCATCAACTTGAAATAGGGAAACAGGATAGTGCGATTAAACATATGCAGGATTTTATAAAGCACTTAAATAATGAAGCCTTACGTAATCAAGTTAAGGATAGTGCCAAAGCGATTCTTAATAAGGATGCTGAATCGCTTATAAATACCTGGCAGAAAGTCAGCTCAAAATAG
- a CDS encoding ABC transporter substrate-binding protein produces the protein MKKYQVRASLFLAVVMAVPFALSACSTNDKTPTSSASPSSTTNAPAATTKEPAKAAPIEVTIMTWESPSMNDKIMASMKKFEAANPGITVKMIPAPLSDYGLKVNQMIAANQGPDIFMTGNDMVIANGAEGRLYDWSAKAAGDKEFMDSFYNGVLDAWKQDGGKLYGLPGLLNTYGYFYNKKLFKEAGLAEPKAGWTYDEMFADALKLTSKKGGVQQYGLYATVDPFKLSLYSVSAGGAPFANGIVKPTKVEVSPQFIEGLEKYKAAIANGSMIPPTFDQTNVMSNFKAGTVAMTQQGQWIADDLIRTAPNLDWGFVPGPVVSSQSEIYDAVGWSSPSNIKNPDAIWKVLKYMDSTMYAEVLPQNPVAPAAQKDAAKAYFDFLTSSKHADVAEGVNHILQSKNVQPVRFLTTWAGKANPFVDAAWNNILTGKAPISSLNDMVDKISKVIK, from the coding sequence ATGAAGAAATATCAAGTAAGAGCAAGTTTATTTTTAGCGGTCGTTATGGCAGTTCCTTTCGCTTTGTCAGCTTGCAGTACTAATGATAAGACGCCAACTTCAAGCGCTTCGCCTTCATCTACTACGAATGCTCCTGCAGCAACTACAAAGGAACCTGCAAAAGCGGCACCTATTGAAGTCACTATTATGACCTGGGAATCTCCCTCGATGAATGACAAGATTATGGCATCTATGAAAAAATTTGAAGCAGCGAATCCAGGTATAACTGTGAAAATGATTCCTGCGCCATTATCCGATTATGGCCTGAAAGTCAACCAAATGATTGCAGCCAATCAAGGTCCCGATATATTTATGACGGGCAATGATATGGTAATTGCAAACGGCGCAGAAGGAAGACTGTATGACTGGAGTGCCAAGGCAGCTGGAGACAAGGAGTTTATGGATAGTTTTTATAACGGTGTATTAGATGCTTGGAAACAAGATGGCGGTAAATTATATGGGCTGCCGGGTTTATTAAATACGTATGGTTATTTCTATAATAAGAAGCTCTTCAAGGAAGCGGGATTAGCTGAGCCCAAAGCCGGTTGGACTTATGATGAAATGTTTGCAGATGCCCTTAAGCTTACTTCTAAAAAGGGAGGCGTGCAGCAATATGGCTTGTATGCAACCGTTGATCCGTTCAAATTATCCTTATATTCGGTTTCTGCCGGTGGTGCGCCATTTGCCAATGGAATCGTGAAACCTACCAAAGTCGAAGTCAGTCCGCAGTTTATTGAAGGTTTGGAAAAATATAAGGCTGCAATCGCGAATGGTTCGATGATCCCGCCAACTTTCGATCAAACAAATGTCATGAGTAATTTTAAGGCTGGTACGGTGGCGATGACGCAACAAGGTCAATGGATTGCGGATGATTTGATCAGAACTGCACCTAATTTAGATTGGGGCTTTGTTCCAGGACCTGTAGTAAGCTCACAATCGGAAATCTACGATGCAGTTGGTTGGAGCAGCCCTTCCAACATTAAAAATCCGGATGCGATCTGGAAAGTACTTAAATATATGGATTCGACGATGTATGCAGAAGTATTGCCGCAAAATCCCGTTGCTCCTGCCGCACAAAAAGATGCAGCAAAAGCCTACTTCGACTTTTTGACTTCCTCTAAGCATGCGGATGTTGCCGAAGGTGTAAATCACATTCTCCAATCCAAAAATGTTCAACCCGTCCGGTTCCTAACCACATGGGCAGGTAAGGCAAACCCGTTTGTAGATGCAGCATGGAATAATATTTTGACAGGGAAAGCACCGATCAGCAGCTTAAATGATATGGTTGACAAGATTTCTAAGGTAATTAAATAG
- a CDS encoding carbohydrate ABC transporter permease, translating into MKNSGFQVLRFLILTVGSISMLYPLFWMIIIALKGNDDVFSLPPDWYPKEFNWENFVIGTEQIHFWKAFSNSMIIAVLCTIGQIISSILVGYGLGRLRFPGRKMWFSLFVGSLMLPGFIGLIPLFHLYTSLGWYNTWLPIIVPAFFGNASFTFLFIQFSSTIPKSFDEAAKIDGANELRILWNVIVPMSMPIIITMMIFSFQGSWNQYLEPVIYLVDQSKWPLAVSMASYASTWTTQWNYFMAADLLYMLPMLIIFFVGQKYFMQGLGSVNSAGLK; encoded by the coding sequence TTGAAGAATTCTGGTTTTCAAGTACTCCGATTTCTAATTCTAACAGTTGGATCCATCTCGATGTTATATCCATTATTTTGGATGATCATTATAGCGCTAAAGGGAAACGATGATGTATTCAGTCTTCCGCCTGATTGGTATCCTAAAGAATTCAATTGGGAAAACTTTGTAATTGGTACTGAACAAATTCATTTTTGGAAAGCGTTTTCAAATTCAATGATTATTGCAGTCCTATGTACAATCGGGCAGATTATTAGCTCTATTCTAGTAGGGTATGGCCTAGGTCGTTTGAGATTTCCAGGTCGTAAAATGTGGTTTTCTTTATTTGTTGGAAGTCTGATGTTGCCTGGATTTATTGGTTTGATTCCGTTATTCCATCTATACACATCACTGGGTTGGTATAACACATGGCTTCCTATCATCGTTCCTGCATTTTTTGGGAATGCATCCTTTACATTTTTGTTTATTCAATTTTCGAGTACCATTCCAAAATCCTTTGATGAAGCAGCGAAGATAGATGGTGCGAATGAATTGCGAATATTATGGAACGTTATTGTGCCGATGTCTATGCCCATTATTATCACGATGATGATTTTTTCGTTTCAGGGTTCTTGGAACCAGTATCTGGAACCTGTTATCTATTTGGTCGATCAATCCAAGTGGCCTTTAGCTGTTTCCATGGCTTCATACGCATCCACATGGACAACGCAATGGAATTATTTTATGGCGGCTGATCTGCTTTATATGCTACCCATGCTGATTATCTTTTTTGTCGGACAAAAGTATTTCATGCAAGGTCTTGGATCGGTCAATTCCGCAGGTTTGAAATAG
- a CDS encoding carbohydrate ABC transporter permease has translation MKAIVQKKKLKALITGYLFILPSIIGFSVFVAYPLITSFYYALTEWDGFNKPKFVGVENYKYMFTTDPAFWTSIKVTFYFVIFSVPASLALGLLLAVLLNKNLPGIKYFRTFYYLPTVLPIIASLTLWKFIYQPQYGLANQILNLLGLPQGTWLTDEHTALISVIINGLWQVGGTMIIFLSGLQSVPQDFYEAAQVDGATRWMSFIKITIPMITPILFLQLILGIIGAFQGFTQVLVLTNGGPNFSTMLLNFKIFKDAFNEKMFGYAISEVSILFAIIMLFTLITYKFSNRYVYYENDNR, from the coding sequence TTGAAAGCAATCGTGCAAAAAAAGAAATTAAAAGCCTTGATCACCGGTTATTTATTCATTTTACCTTCTATTATCGGCTTTAGTGTGTTTGTTGCTTACCCGCTCATAACCTCATTTTATTATGCTTTAACAGAATGGGATGGCTTTAATAAACCAAAATTTGTCGGGGTTGAAAATTACAAATATATGTTTACAACGGACCCTGCTTTCTGGACTTCTATTAAAGTAACCTTTTATTTTGTAATTTTTAGTGTTCCTGCTTCACTAGCACTGGGTCTTCTATTAGCAGTGCTTTTAAATAAAAATCTTCCGGGCATTAAGTATTTTCGCACTTTTTATTACTTGCCCACTGTCCTGCCCATTATTGCATCGTTGACCCTATGGAAGTTTATATATCAACCCCAATATGGCCTTGCCAATCAAATCTTAAATTTGCTGGGACTCCCTCAGGGAACTTGGTTGACGGATGAACATACAGCTTTGATCTCAGTTATTATTAACGGATTATGGCAGGTTGGAGGTACGATGATTATTTTTTTAAGTGGTCTCCAATCTGTCCCGCAGGACTTTTATGAAGCCGCACAAGTAGATGGAGCCACAAGGTGGATGAGCTTTATCAAGATTACCATCCCGATGATTACTCCAATTCTTTTTCTTCAACTCATCTTAGGGATTATTGGAGCTTTCCAAGGGTTCACTCAAGTACTTGTATTAACGAATGGAGGACCTAATTTTTCCACTATGCTTCTTAACTTTAAAATATTTAAGGATGCCTTCAATGAAAAGATGTTCGGCTACGCGATTTCAGAAGTCAGTATCCTGTTTGCCATCATTATGCTATTTACATTGATTACATATAAATTTTCCAATCGCTATGTTTATTACGAAAATGACAATAGATAA
- a CDS encoding glycoside hydrolase family 125 protein — protein sequence MQGLTSRDHKEQDAIIQMLLQTNAGTGFMHEMG from the coding sequence ATGCAAGGGCTTACATCGAGGGATCACAAAGAGCAGGATGCCATTATTCAAATGCTGCTTCAAACGAATGCAGGAACAGGATTTATGCATGAAATGGGCTGA